One Euphorbia lathyris chromosome 1, ddEupLath1.1, whole genome shotgun sequence DNA segment encodes these proteins:
- the LOC136234005 gene encoding putative pentatricopeptide repeat-containing protein At1g68930, which produces MRSTSTNHYCSLLKFCCETRNHKQAKKLHCHLIKTLINPEPFLYNNLINTYGKLGNLKYARHLFEEMPHPNLFSWNAILTAYSKTGHLLEMQEIFNFMPNRDGVSWNSLISGYACNGSVSQAVKSYNSMLRDGVTNLNRITFSTMLGLALARRCVDLGRQIHGQIVKFGFAAYVFVGSPLVDMYAKLGLVYEGKQVFDEMPQRNVVVHNTMITGFLRCGMVEDSKMLFHGMKEKDSISWTTMITGLIQNGLQIEAIDLFRQMRLEGLSMDQYTFGSVLTACAGQTAVEEGKQIHAFIIRSNYKDNVFVGSALVDMYSKCKNVQYAEAVFKRMTHRNVVSWTAMLVGYGQNGLSEEAVRIYCDMQRHGIEPDDFTLGSVISSCANLASLEEGAQFHCRALITGLISFVTVSNALVTLYGKCGSIEESTHLFNEMNLRDEVSWTALITSYAQFGKANETIELFERMLAHGLKPDAVTFIGVLSACSRAGLVERGQHYFKSLKEHGLRPGPDHYTCMIDLFSRAGKLEEAKNFIKNMPFCPDAIGWSTLLSSCRFYGNMEIGKWAGQSLLELEPHNPAGYVLLSSIYAAKGEWNDVAQLRKGMRDRGARKEPGFSWIKYKNKVHLFSADDLSSPFYDQINAKLDKLNQDIIEEGYVPDTSSVLHDVEESEKIKMLNRHSEKLAIAFGLIFIPSVLPIRVVKNLRVCGDCHTATKYISKVTQREILVRDAVRFHLFKDGTCSCGDFW; this is translated from the coding sequence ATGAGGTCCACCTCCACCAATCACTATTGCTCCTTACTAAAATTCTGCTGCGAAACAAGAAATCACAAGCAGGCCAAGAAGCTCCATTGCCATTTAATTAAGACCCTTATAAATCCAGAACCTTTCTTATATAACAACCTCATAAACACATATGGCAAACTGGGCAACTTGAAATATGCACGCCACCTATTCGAGGAAATGCCGCACCCAAATCTTTTTTCATGGAATGCTATTCTTACTGCTTATTCAAAAACTGGGCATCTCTTAGAAATGCAAGAAATattcaatttcatgcctaatcGAGATGGGGTCTCTTGGAACTCTCTTATTTCAGGCTATGCCTGTAACGGTTCGGTTAGTCAGGCTGTTAAGTCTTATAACTCCATGTTGAGAGATGGAGTTACCAATTTGAATAGGATTACATTCTCGACCATGCTTGGGTTGGCGTTGGCTCGACGTTGTGTTGATTTAGGCAGGCAGATTCATGGGCAAATAGTGAAATTTGGGTTTGCTGCTTATGTTTTTGTGGGTAGTCCTTTGGTGGATATGTATGCTAAATTGGGTTTAGTTTATGAGGGGAAACAGGTTTTTGATGAGATGCCACAGAGGAACGTCGTAGTGCATAACACGATGATTACAGGGTTTTTACGATGTGGAATGGTAGAGGATTCAAAGATGCTGTTTCATGGTATGAAAGAAAAAGATTCTATTTCATGGACAACAATGATTACGGGGCTAATTCAAAATGGACTCCAGATAGAGGCTATTGATTTGTTTAGACAAATGAGACTAGAAGGGCTATCTATGGATCAGTATACTTTCGGTAGTGTGTTGACTGCCTGTGCGGGCCAGACTGCCGTAGAAGAGGGCAAACAAATTCATGCATTCATAATTAGGAGCAATTATAAGGATAATGTATTTGTGGGTAGTGCACTTGTTGACATGTACTCCAAGTGCAAAAATGTACAGTATGCAGAAGCCGTTTTTAAGAGAATGACACATAGGAATGTTGTATCATGGACTGCAATGTTAGTGGGTTATGGGCAGAATGGCTTGAGTGAAGAAGCTGTTAGAATTTACTGTGATATGCAGAGACACGGGATAGAGCCTGATGATTTTACTCTAGGAAGTGTAATAAGTTCATGTGCGAACCTAGCCAGCTTAGAAGAGGGTGCTCAGTTTCATTGTCGAGCCTTAATTACCGGCTTGATTTCTTTTGTAACAGTTTCCAATGCACTTGTTACTTTGTATGGTAAATGTGGAAGCATAGAAGAGTCCACTCACTTGTTCAATGAAATgaacttgagagatgaagtcTCATGGACAGCATTGATTACAAGTTATGCTCAATTTGGAAAAGCCAATGAGACAATAGAATTGTTTGAAAGGATGCTGGCCCATGGCTTGAAACCTGATGCTGTTACATTCATTGGGGTTCTCTCTGCTTGCAGTAGAGCAGGATTGGTGGAAAGAGGACAGCAttatttcaaatcattgaaAGAACATGGATTACGTCCAGGTCCTGATCACTATACTTGCATGATTGACCTTTTCAGTCGAGCTGGGAAGTTAGAAGAAGCCaaaaatttcattaaaaatATGCCTTTCTGTCCGGATGCAATTGGTTGGTCTACTTTGCTCAGTTCTTGTAGGTTTTACGGTAACATGGAAATAGGAAAATGGGCAGGTCAGTCTCTTCTTGAACTAGAGCCCCACAACCCAGCAGGTTATGTCTTACTTTCAAGCATATATGCTGCAAAAGGAGAATGGAATGATGTAGCGCAACTAAGAAAAGGAATGAGAGATAGAGGAGCCCGAAAGGAACCCGGATTTAGTTGGATCAAGTATAAGAACAAAGTTCACCTTTTCTCAGCTGATGACCTGTCAAGTCCATTTTATGATCAGATAAATGCCAAATTAGATAAATTGAACCAAGACATCATAGAGGAAGGCTATGTGCCAGATACTAGTTCCGTTCTTCATGATGTTGAGGAATCAGAGAAGATCAAGATGCTTAACCGACATAGTGAGAAGCTTGCAATTGCTTTTGGGCTGATATTTATTCCTAGTGTCCTTCCCATACGAGTAGTTAAAAATCTGAGGGTATGTGGGGATTGTCACACTGCCACTAAATATATTTCCAAGGTAACTCAGAGAGAAATACTTGTTAGAGATGCTGTCCGCTTCCATTTATTCAAAGATGGAACATGTTCATGTGGAGATTTCTGGTGA
- the LOC136234010 gene encoding uncharacterized protein — protein MASFSIEEFVGNGALKNLLPKLLEDGWDDVPTLKIMNSEDMDTINMTQQQKDALEIRSYLHDRALMLYGDKLEESGKCLPELLSLSIGDLSSQFGMKRGHIARFTDRSSQCSEPSQKSHAFSSMKNTSMQSRENSTFKSLGSVNSKYTKSVSKSPATYSKKFDKSIEESIAEFKIKDGYIFKGIVAAGPAEPRACGCVQPPPVVEEVASYSFIENISIEKLTPEYKIGMERLVTTRAPPMKASGLWRDKPAVLLCIRRPGCIMCRAEAHQLYAKKPIFDKLGVQLVAVLHEYIESEVKDFWPRYWGGAVFHDRDMNFFKALGGGQLLKDKFISGFVFNPRAIANYKRAKAMGIKQNFKGEGEIKGGLFVVGSGKSGIAYQFIERNFGDWAPTPEVIEICSKLQNHQHSQEESIKITRG, from the exons ATGGCTTCCTTTTCAATAGAAGAATTTGTAGGCAACGGAGCTTTGAAGAATCTGCTTCCAAAGTTATTGGAAGATGGCTGGGATGATGTACCGACCTTGAAGATTATGAACTCGGAAGACATGGATACAATCAACATGACACAGCAGCAAAAG GATGCTTTGGAAATACGATCATACCTGCATGATCGAGCTCTTATGCTGTATGGAGATAAGCTTGAAGAATCTGGGAAATGTTTACCTGAGCTGCTGAGCTTAAGCATTGGAGATCTATCATCCCAGTTTGGAATGAAGCGAGGTCACATAGCCCGTTTCACAGACAGAAGCAGTCAATGTAGTGAACCTTCGCAGAAATCACATGCTTTCTCTTCAATGAAAAATACCAGCATGCAATCTAGAGAAAATAGCACTTTCAAGAGTTTGGGATCTGTCAACTCAAAATATACGAAGAGTGTATCTAAATCTCCAGCTACATATAgcaaaaagtttgataaatcAATTGAAGAATCAATAGCTGAGTTTAAGATTAAAGATGGATACATCTTTAAAGGAATTGTTGCTGCTGGCCCTGCAGAACCTCGAGCATGTGGCTGTGTACAACCTCCTCCAGTAGTTGAGGAAGTTGCCTCCTATTCTTTTATTGAGAACATATCAATTGAGAAATTAACTCCTGAGTACAAGATTGGGATGGAACGGTTGGTGACAACCAGGGCACCCCCAATGAAGGCCTCAGGATTGTGGCGAGACAAACCCGCTGTGCTTCTCTGCATCAGACGTCCTGG ATGCATCATGTGCAGAGCTGAAGCTCACCAGCTGTATGCCAAAAAACCCATATTTGATAAACTAGGAGTTCAACTAGTTGCAGTACTCCATGAATACATAGAATCAGAG GTAAAAGACTTTTGGCCCCGATACTGGGGTGGGGCTGTATTCCATGACCGGGATATGAACTTCTTCAAGGCTCTTGGTGGAGGGCAACTGCTAAAGGATAAGTTCATATCAGGATTTGTATTCAACCCACGAGCTATTGCAAACTACAAGCGTGCCAAAGCCATGGGAATAAAGCAAAATTTCAAAGGGGAAGGAGAAATTAAAGGAGGACTATTTGTAGTTGGCAGCGGAAAGAGTGGCATTGCTTACCAGTTCATTGAAAGGAATTTTGGTGATTGGGCTCCTACACCTGAAGTAATTGAGATCTGCAGCAAGTTGCAG AACCACCAGCATAGTCAAGAGGAGTCCATCAAAATAACACGGGGATGA